Proteins encoded within one genomic window of Candidatus Nezhaarchaeota archaeon:
- a CDS encoding adenosine-specific kinase — protein MSELRIKVIPVEIPKGSNVIIGQAHFIKTVEDLYEALTNSSPHIKFGLAFNEASGPRLVRKEGNDPELIDAAVKTALSIGAGHIFVIFIRNAYPINVLNAVKMVPEVCRIFCATANPLQVVVVETDQGRGVIGVVDGYSAVGVENEEKEKERRELLRKIGYKR, from the coding sequence ATGAGCGAGCTTAGGATAAAGGTCATACCCGTAGAGATACCTAAAGGGTCGAATGTGATAATAGGTCAAGCGCACTTTATAAAGACGGTTGAGGACCTCTACGAAGCATTAACGAACTCCTCCCCACACATAAAGTTTGGGCTAGCTTTTAATGAAGCTTCGGGGCCCAGACTTGTTAGGAAAGAGGGCAATGATCCGGAGCTCATTGATGCGGCTGTTAAAACAGCACTCAGTATAGGGGCAGGACACATCTTTGTGATATTCATAAGGAATGCCTATCCAATAAACGTCTTAAATGCAGTAAAAATGGTACCTGAAGTTTGCAGGATTTTCTGCGCGACTGCAAATCCGCTACAAGTAGTTGTTGTAGAGACAGATCAGGGGAGAGGAGTCATAGGGGTCGTGGATGGCTACTCAGCTGTAGGGGTAGAAAACGAAGAGAAGGAGAAGGAGAGGAGAGAGCTCTTAAGGAAGATAGGTTACAAAAGGTGA
- a CDS encoding translation initiation factor IF-5A → MTKKPVDAGSLKEGSFIVIDEEPCKIVEVERSKPGKHGSAKVRITAIGIFDGVKRSIVVPVDQKVEVPIIEKKVSQVISITPTTIQLMDLSSYEVYEVAKETIEPEVANKITVGAEVEVWEILGKKKIMRSR, encoded by the coding sequence TTGACTAAAAAGCCCGTAGACGCTGGATCACTTAAAGAGGGGTCCTTCATAGTAATAGACGAAGAGCCATGCAAGATAGTTGAAGTAGAGAGGTCAAAGCCTGGAAAACATGGATCTGCTAAGGTCAGGATAACCGCTATAGGAATTTTTGATGGCGTCAAGAGGAGCATAGTTGTGCCGGTAGATCAAAAGGTCGAGGTGCCTATAATTGAGAAGAAAGTATCCCAGGTAATATCGATAACTCCAACGACCATTCAACTAATGGATCTTTCAAGCTATGAGGTCTATGAGGTGGCTAAGGAAACAATAGAGCCTGAGGTGGCTAATAAAATAACTGTAGGTGCCGAGGTAGAAGTTTGGGAGATACTTGGTAAGAAGAAGATCATGCGTAGCCGGTAA
- a CDS encoding ZPR1 zinc finger domain-containing protein: MNVETSQVNQFKTNCLACGKYCSTVSEICYEFPGFGKVYLLSVFCEHCGFKHTDVMEISPHHEPSRIIVKVEEPDDINHIVVRSSHATVKMPELGVTITPGPYAQGVITTIEGFLHRAKEIVEFLASDELSDEQMQRCLETLDKLTAAINGRLKFTFIMEDPSGLSTVVPKYGRTVKIIKEPLSVKG; the protein is encoded by the coding sequence ATTAACGTTGAGACAAGCCAAGTAAACCAATTCAAGACCAATTGCCTTGCATGTGGTAAGTACTGCTCAACAGTAAGTGAGATATGTTATGAGTTTCCAGGCTTCGGTAAAGTCTATCTCCTATCCGTGTTCTGTGAACACTGCGGCTTTAAGCATACAGACGTTATGGAGATAAGCCCACACCACGAACCATCAAGGATAATAGTTAAAGTCGAGGAACCTGATGACATAAACCACATAGTAGTGCGCTCAAGTCATGCTACCGTGAAAATGCCGGAATTGGGGGTGACGATAACACCAGGTCCTTATGCGCAAGGAGTGATAACTACCATAGAGGGTTTTCTTCATCGAGCTAAAGAGATAGTGGAGTTCTTGGCCTCAGACGAGCTAAGTGATGAACAAATGCAAAGGTGCTTAGAGACCCTTGATAAATTAACTGCTGCCATAAACGGGAGGCTGAAGTTCACCTTTATAATGGAGGATCCAAGTGGGTTAAGTACTGTAGTACCTAAATATGGGCGAACCGTAAAGATAATAAAGGAGCCTTTATCTGTTAAGGGCTGA
- a CDS encoding 30S ribosomal protein S3ae codes for MSSKKAKTLKAQPKIWITVLAPKYFGFTELGRTPAPSPEKVIRRTLWTTLYNITNDFSHQHIKLRFQIVKVEGDKAYTIFKGHELARDYVRSLVRRGSSRIDSIFDVETKDGYQLRVFMLAVTVKRAKTSQKSAIRAIMRQVVEEKASQLDFEAFVQELVLGKISSDAYNKAKKIYPLRKVEAMKSKLLRVPLESEEAKVLYQSA; via the coding sequence GTGTCTTCTAAGAAGGCAAAGACGTTAAAGGCACAGCCAAAGATATGGATCACGGTGCTTGCTCCGAAGTACTTTGGCTTTACAGAATTAGGTAGGACCCCGGCCCCCTCGCCAGAGAAAGTTATCAGGAGAACGTTATGGACCACTCTATACAACATTACAAATGACTTCTCTCACCAACACATAAAATTGCGCTTTCAGATAGTCAAAGTTGAAGGGGATAAGGCTTATACTATCTTTAAAGGTCACGAACTTGCCCGAGACTATGTACGAAGTCTCGTCAGAAGGGGCTCTTCGCGCATAGACAGTATATTTGATGTTGAGACAAAAGACGGTTATCAGTTGAGAGTTTTCATGCTAGCGGTTACGGTTAAGAGGGCTAAGACATCTCAGAAGTCTGCGATAAGAGCTATAATGAGGCAAGTTGTTGAAGAGAAAGCATCACAGTTAGACTTTGAAGCCTTCGTTCAAGAATTAGTCCTAGGTAAGATCTCGTCTGATGCGTATAATAAAGCAAAGAAGATATACCCACTAAGAAAGGTCGAAGCCATGAAGAGTAAGTTATTGCGCGTTCCACTCGAGAGTGAGGAGGCTAAGGTCCTTTATCAGTCAGCTTAA
- a CDS encoding 30S ribosomal protein S15, whose protein sequence is MRRSTEKGKSHSTRPITSDVAAKLKVSEEEVVSLIVDYAKKGYPPSMIGVLLRDQHGIALTRDFIGKKITKVLAEKGLAPQIPEDLANLMKRAVKVRRHLEEHPKDYFSLRGLQLIESKIHRLVKYYKRKGVLPPDWKYEPGKVSVIP, encoded by the coding sequence TTGCGGAGAAGCACCGAGAAGGGGAAGTCTCATTCGACGAGGCCCATAACAAGCGATGTCGCAGCAAAGTTGAAGGTATCTGAAGAGGAAGTAGTCTCCCTGATAGTCGACTATGCCAAGAAAGGCTATCCACCATCAATGATAGGGGTCCTTTTAAGAGATCAGCATGGCATAGCCCTTACGAGAGACTTCATAGGCAAGAAAATAACTAAAGTGCTTGCTGAAAAAGGATTAGCCCCCCAAATTCCTGAGGACCTTGCCAACTTGATGAAGAGAGCCGTGAAGGTAAGGCGACATTTAGAAGAACATCCAAAAGACTACTTCTCACTAAGAGGACTTCAACTTATAGAATCTAAGATTCATAGGCTCGTAAAGTACTATAAGCGAAAGGGAGTATTACCTCCCGATTGGAAGTACGAACCAGGAAAGGTAAGTGTAATACCCTAA
- a CDS encoding RsmB/NOP family class I SAM-dependent RNA methyltransferase yields the protein MIPRYQPSRTAMRILHIVYGEAVNNVIEALSSPGSWYAVRVNTLKSSVNKVEEYFNRLGYEVKAIAEFDVVLIKVLGPFDVPELSKRIVVDKLTAESVMVGANVYVPGVINMEGVRKGDTVTITDPRGRPVAIARAVIDSKDLKFLRRGLVAETLVSTYKLPPIRSLDLYLKGEIFPQSLPSILAVKALDPKSGELIIDLTASPGGKLTYASQLMKNKGLIIGIDRSLSKVETLNENVQRLGVKNAKILCLDSRYADLELSDLRGKVDAVIVDPPCSALGVRPKLYDELTEKSIKDLSEYQRQFMRAGFNLLKKGGRMLYSVCTISIEECERNVNYAIEELGMQLLEIPRLMGDKGINACLKHADRVVRFHPHIHDTPGFFYAVLVKTIE from the coding sequence ATGATACCTCGCTACCAGCCTTCAAGGACAGCTATGAGGATCCTGCATATAGTCTATGGAGAGGCTGTTAATAATGTGATAGAGGCACTCTCATCACCTGGTTCATGGTATGCGGTCCGCGTCAACACTTTAAAAAGCTCGGTTAACAAAGTCGAGGAATATTTCAATCGTTTAGGATATGAAGTCAAAGCAATTGCCGAATTCGATGTCGTGCTAATTAAGGTCTTGGGGCCGTTTGATGTACCTGAACTCAGTAAAAGGATTGTAGTCGACAAGTTGACAGCTGAGTCAGTCATGGTGGGAGCTAACGTTTACGTACCGGGGGTAATTAACATGGAAGGCGTTCGTAAGGGCGACACTGTAACCATTACTGATCCTAGGGGGAGACCTGTGGCGATTGCAAGGGCTGTGATCGACTCGAAGGACTTGAAGTTCTTAAGGAGGGGGTTAGTTGCTGAAACTCTGGTTTCCACTTACAAACTGCCACCCATAAGAAGCTTAGACCTGTACTTAAAGGGAGAGATATTTCCTCAATCACTACCATCTATTTTAGCTGTGAAGGCTCTTGATCCAAAAAGCGGAGAACTGATAATTGATTTAACCGCATCTCCTGGTGGTAAGTTAACGTATGCTAGCCAGCTCATGAAGAACAAGGGGTTGATCATAGGGATAGATCGTTCACTAAGTAAGGTAGAAACATTGAACGAAAACGTTCAAAGACTTGGAGTAAAGAACGCGAAGATATTATGTCTAGATTCAAGGTACGCTGACCTGGAGTTGAGCGACCTTAGAGGCAAGGTCGATGCCGTCATAGTCGACCCTCCATGCTCAGCACTAGGCGTGAGACCCAAGCTCTACGATGAGTTAACTGAGAAATCCATTAAAGATCTAAGTGAATATCAAAGACAGTTTATGAGAGCTGGGTTTAACCTGCTTAAGAAAGGCGGTAGGATGCTGTACTCGGTATGTACCATCAGTATAGAGGAATGTGAAAGAAACGTTAATTATGCGATTGAGGAGCTAGGAATGCAGCTACTTGAAATTCCACGACTAATGGGAGACAAGGGTATAAACGCATGTTTAAAGCACGCAGATAGAGTTGTTAGATTTCATCCGCATATCCACGATACCCCGGGCTTCTTTTACGCAGTTCTCGTGAAAACTATTGAGTAA
- a CDS encoding NAD(+)/NADH kinase has translation MVSRQDSRETLKIIEDAFFYLKAKGVEVLVDQEIANFSTQLDIRKAASSAETLKKADIIMTFGGDGTILQTIKRLKPPLKILGINMGRMGFLCEVEPKELNKAIDKLLSGKYQVQRANLLSVKIDGVERDLALNDVLVLASEQAKILDLIVKSDDIEIFNGRADGVLVSSTIGCTAYVLSLGGPLVDPCIECMITVILNPLMLGLRPIILPSSSKVEILIPPQNLREALAISDGVAISKVNRGSIVEVSKSSSYVDFIRIRDYRKNFYKKFYEVRIRGGKK, from the coding sequence ATAGTTTCGAGACAAGATTCGAGAGAGACCTTGAAAATAATAGAGGATGCTTTCTTCTATCTGAAAGCTAAGGGAGTAGAGGTACTTGTTGACCAAGAAATAGCTAATTTCTCTACACAGCTAGATATAAGAAAAGCCGCTTCATCGGCTGAGACCTTAAAGAAAGCTGATATAATTATGACCTTTGGGGGTGATGGAACAATACTGCAGACCATAAAAAGGCTTAAGCCTCCTCTTAAGATCTTGGGCATAAACATGGGCCGCATGGGCTTCCTATGTGAGGTAGAACCTAAAGAGCTCAACAAAGCCATAGATAAATTGCTTTCAGGAAAGTACCAGGTACAAAGAGCGAACTTATTGTCAGTGAAGATAGATGGTGTAGAAAGAGACTTGGCACTCAATGATGTTCTTGTTCTAGCCTCGGAACAAGCCAAGATCTTAGATTTAATAGTGAAAAGTGATGATATCGAAATATTCAATGGCAGAGCTGATGGAGTTTTAGTATCATCGACGATCGGTTGTACAGCTTACGTGCTCTCATTGGGTGGCCCTCTAGTGGACCCCTGTATCGAGTGTATGATCACGGTAATACTCAACCCCTTGATGTTAGGGCTAAGACCCATTATTCTTCCATCAAGTAGTAAAGTTGAGATTTTAATCCCTCCTCAAAACCTAAGAGAAGCTTTAGCGATCTCTGATGGGGTAGCTATCAGTAAAGTTAATCGAGGAAGTATTGTTGAAGTAAGTAAGTCGTCCTCTTACGTGGACTTCATTAGGATAAGAGACTACAGAAAGAATTTCTATAAGAAGTTCTACGAGGTACGTATTCGTGGAGGTAAGAAGTAA
- a CDS encoding RNA repair domain-containing protein produces MVSRIRELLNKIKWYDKLNPEDFEVHILHRGAPNDVKVIPATNITEVLKNCFKFRDQDGNETVIPYHRVLLIRDRVRGYILYEKVK; encoded by the coding sequence ATGGTGTCGCGCATTAGAGAGTTGCTAAATAAGATAAAGTGGTATGATAAATTAAATCCCGAAGACTTCGAGGTTCACATACTACATAGAGGCGCGCCAAATGACGTCAAGGTAATACCCGCCACCAACATAACCGAGGTCCTTAAGAATTGCTTTAAGTTTAGGGACCAGGATGGTAATGAAACGGTCATCCCATACCACAGGGTCCTGCTTATACGAGATAGAGTTCGTGGCTACATCTTATACGAGAAGGTAAAGTAG
- a CDS encoding KEOPS complex subunit Pcc1, which translates to MKKSRVSLSLEVLISSPSIADLLAKSLKPDNEPLPGDLRLEVTIVTSDTLKISIEAEDVGTAMNTINDVFTCLQPVIKLLSKG; encoded by the coding sequence TTGAAGAAGAGCCGGGTAAGCTTATCATTAGAGGTCCTTATCTCATCTCCAAGCATTGCCGATCTCCTAGCTAAATCCTTAAAACCTGACAACGAGCCTCTCCCTGGAGATCTAAGGTTAGAGGTCACTATAGTCACTAGCGATACTTTAAAGATATCTATTGAAGCAGAGGATGTTGGAACGGCAATGAACACCATAAACGATGTATTCACATGTCTACAACCAGTCATCAAACTGCTAAGTAAGGGTTAG
- a CDS encoding SEC61-beta family protein, with protein MPEKVKPKSTKTKRPHKSRGRPEFTPIAGAGLLRFFREEVEGLSISPYIAVIMAIALIVVVLLLPSLLPL; from the coding sequence ATGCCAGAAAAGGTCAAGCCGAAATCCACAAAAACAAAAAGACCTCATAAGAGTAGAGGAAGGCCAGAGTTTACTCCCATAGCCGGAGCCGGCCTACTACGCTTCTTTAGAGAGGAGGTTGAGGGTCTCTCTATATCCCCCTACATAGCGGTCATTATGGCAATAGCTTTAATAGTGGTAGTACTATTACTACCATCTCTCTTGCCGCTATAA
- a CDS encoding XTP/dITP diphosphatase: MSLQIAYVTSNPNKARESVSILRELGIEVEIVQIKVLEIQSDDILEIAKFRAKEAYRKLKRPIIVEDAGLFINALNGFPGPYSSYVFKTIGVNGILKLMRGVRRRDAVFKSVVAFHDGRRVHEFIGCVKGKISLEPRGSSWGFDPIFEPEGLNGLTYAQLPPEVKNKVSHRRKALEKLARYLREKVNI, translated from the coding sequence ATGAGCCTACAGATAGCCTACGTAACTAGTAATCCAAACAAGGCACGCGAAAGTGTCTCTATATTGAGAGAGCTAGGTATAGAGGTCGAGATTGTGCAGATCAAGGTTCTTGAAATTCAATCCGACGACATTTTAGAGATAGCTAAATTTAGGGCAAAAGAGGCCTATCGTAAGTTAAAGAGGCCAATCATAGTGGAGGATGCTGGCTTATTCATTAATGCCCTCAATGGCTTTCCAGGTCCCTATTCTTCTTACGTCTTTAAGACGATAGGGGTTAATGGAATACTAAAATTGATGAGAGGGGTAAGGAGAAGGGATGCTGTCTTTAAATCGGTCGTAGCGTTTCATGATGGAAGGAGGGTTCACGAATTCATTGGTTGCGTGAAGGGCAAGATATCACTTGAGCCCCGAGGGTCCTCATGGGGCTTTGATCCCATATTTGAGCCCGAGGGACTGAATGGGTTAACGTATGCTCAACTACCCCCTGAAGTTAAAAATAAGGTATCTCATAGGAGAAAAGCTTTAGAGAAATTAGCCCGTTACTTGAGAGAAAAGGTAAACATTTAA
- a CDS encoding DHH family phosphoesterase → MSSNDASLKGLSHLNFVASQIAESINESSANLYAIVTHYDADGLAAASILARALMKIERSFIIRVVDQIDEETLETIPKSDYYIFVDLGSSNADMIVKKRFKPLSIIDHHEPLRSTTIADREFRELNPHNFGVDGGKEVSASGLAYVVAKEMNSADHLAAYLAISGAIGDRQESAQGFIGINKLIVQEAIDNGWIRKAMGLRLYGVPRQPLVKSLAYTMDPLLPGLTYDEVASQRFLEAVGIPVKKPDGSLTTYKDLSPDEVSKLATALIKHLLIKGYSPQTANSLFGYIYEFLQEPEETQLRYAHEFAQMLNACGRLRRHGIGLAIGLGDRGKVLSLAEALFLEYRRRLAQYISLIRSDSSYMRVLNNIQVLDLKDIVDERMLGSLSSIVISSYMCDVTKPLISLSRLTQGKIKVSARMHESLSKRGINLGLIIKLAAEHVGGSGGGHEVAAGGVIPQGTQEVFVKLVDSLVGKALKKGV, encoded by the coding sequence ATGTCCTCAAACGACGCCTCACTTAAGGGCCTGTCACATCTCAATTTTGTGGCATCTCAAATAGCCGAAAGCATTAACGAATCATCAGCTAACCTCTATGCTATAGTAACTCACTATGATGCTGATGGCCTAGCTGCAGCATCGATACTAGCTAGGGCCCTCATGAAGATTGAAAGATCTTTTATAATTAGAGTCGTTGATCAGATAGATGAAGAGACCTTAGAGACAATTCCTAAGAGCGATTACTACATCTTCGTTGATTTAGGAAGCTCTAATGCAGATATGATCGTGAAGAAGAGATTCAAGCCCCTTAGCATAATTGATCATCATGAGCCTTTAAGAAGCACGACGATCGCTGATCGAGAGTTTCGAGAGCTTAACCCACATAACTTTGGAGTAGATGGTGGGAAAGAGGTCAGCGCATCGGGGCTTGCCTACGTTGTAGCTAAGGAGATGAACTCTGCAGACCACCTAGCAGCATACTTAGCTATATCTGGGGCTATCGGTGATAGACAAGAAAGTGCTCAAGGTTTTATAGGTATAAACAAACTAATAGTTCAAGAGGCGATAGACAATGGTTGGATCAGGAAAGCCATGGGGTTAAGACTCTACGGCGTCCCCCGCCAACCTCTTGTGAAGTCGCTTGCATATACTATGGACCCTCTACTTCCTGGTTTGACCTATGATGAAGTTGCAAGTCAACGCTTCCTTGAAGCTGTAGGCATACCAGTCAAAAAGCCTGACGGCTCTTTGACTACATACAAAGACCTGAGCCCAGATGAAGTATCCAAACTAGCTACAGCACTGATAAAACACTTACTGATTAAGGGCTACAGTCCTCAGACAGCAAATTCGCTATTTGGATACATCTACGAGTTTCTACAAGAACCTGAAGAAACGCAACTAAGGTACGCTCACGAGTTTGCACAAATGCTGAATGCATGCGGTAGGCTAAGAAGGCATGGTATTGGATTAGCGATAGGCTTAGGTGATAGAGGGAAGGTTTTAAGCCTAGCGGAAGCCCTATTCTTAGAATATCGGAGAAGGCTCGCTCAATACATATCTCTAATACGTAGCGACTCATCTTACATGCGTGTTCTCAACAACATCCAGGTATTAGACCTAAAGGATATTGTTGATGAAAGAATGCTTGGCTCACTTTCATCTATAGTCATATCCTCTTACATGTGCGATGTAACAAAACCACTCATATCATTGTCTCGTCTCACTCAAGGCAAAATAAAGGTCTCTGCTAGAATGCACGAATCATTATCAAAGAGAGGGATAAACCTAGGCCTCATAATTAAGTTGGCTGCTGAGCATGTTGGTGGAAGTGGTGGTGGACACGAGGTTGCTGCCGGGGGCGTCATACCTCAAGGAACTCAAGAAGTTTTTGTCAAATTAGTAGACTCTTTAGTTGGGAAAGCATTGAAGAAGGGGGTTTAA
- a CDS encoding class I SAM-dependent methyltransferase codes for MIFGFEGYRFVRSRKARLRRLYDLTSEFYEELYGGEQEKKFASIISLDPLKFSKFNVVLDAGCGTGLITKKLLGRGDFIVGVDFSKGMLQKAKEKLGKAAEVDFVLGDVEYLPFRSKSFDLVLSITVLQNCCPSRALKSLLRVLSKRGVLVLSSLKRSREVEKLEARLRDHVLKGLDPIDNIVILGGQQATNVNNNREIRVKPHGVAH; via the coding sequence ATGATATTTGGGTTTGAAGGATATAGATTTGTGAGGTCGAGGAAGGCTAGACTTCGCCGCTTATATGACCTTACCTCAGAATTCTATGAGGAGCTTTATGGTGGCGAGCAGGAAAAGAAGTTTGCATCTATTATCAGTCTCGATCCTCTCAAGTTTTCAAAGTTCAATGTGGTACTTGATGCCGGCTGTGGAACTGGACTAATTACCAAGAAGCTTCTAGGTAGGGGCGACTTCATTGTAGGCGTTGACTTCTCTAAGGGGATGCTTCAAAAAGCTAAAGAGAAGCTCGGCAAGGCAGCAGAGGTGGACTTTGTGTTGGGCGATGTAGAATATTTACCTTTCCGCTCTAAATCCTTTGATTTAGTTTTAAGCATAACGGTTTTGCAGAATTGTTGTCCTTCGAGAGCGCTTAAATCGCTTTTACGAGTGTTGTCTAAACGTGGTGTGTTGGTCCTCAGTTCCCTAAAGAGATCTAGGGAAGTAGAGAAACTTGAAGCTAGGCTACGAGACCACGTCTTAAAGGGCTTGGACCCTATTGACAACATAGTAATTCTAGGTGGACAACAAGCCACAAATGTAAATAACAACAGAGAGATTAGAGTGAAGCCTCATGGTGTCGCGCATTAG
- the hypF gene encoding carbamoyltransferase HypF: MNNLAKAIIHVSGVVQGVGFRPFVYRLATSLNLKGYVANLGDAGVEIVVEGSSSSIEQLIERLKLEKPAPARIDNISVEWLEYSGEFRTFQILPSDLRVRQHGSSIPPDIAICHDCINDIMSKDPRWSNYPFTCCAVCGPRFTMILDIPYDRERTSMAKFPLCEFCRRDYEDPANRRYHAEGICCRLCGPKNELLNRDGSRVPCEDPIKEAAKLIKEGFIVAVKGIGGFHIACLASDDDIVLKLRKRRRRPQQPFAVMSPSIDHVESFAYINQLERELLLSKERPIVVLKAKPNSPISPWVSPGLDSIGVMLPYSGIHLLLLIHINEPAVIMTSANYPGEPMVTSTEDALKKLSMIVDYYLTHNRDIVNRCDDSVVRVSHGVPTFLRRSRGYAPLPIMVPRLRNKGKCVVAFGGDFNVTISLLKDGNCYVSQHIGDLDNPDSLDFLKQAYSFLKKALKIEKIDAIACDLNRAFPSTRYAEELSNKLDVPLIRVQHHHAHAASLAAEGGLGPDEEAVYITIDGVGLGDDGTAWGGEVLLATYEKYERVGHIKPYPLPGGDICAYYPIRALAGLLSQVMNFNELESLLLEKFSKAFKYGPREVPVVIKQLSTGFNVIRSSSIGRFLDAISAMLGVCTYRSYEGEPAMKLEALARMSNSSANIEIPIIDEGKASMVDAAQITLCLMSLMKEASPSLIARTAQVAIAKGLAEIACLKAQEEGIKIVGISGGAAVNEIILETIEDVVSKYNLKLLRHRALPPGDGGLSVGQAVVGCSRLNA; the protein is encoded by the coding sequence ATGAATAACTTAGCGAAGGCCATTATTCATGTTAGTGGAGTAGTTCAAGGAGTCGGATTTAGGCCGTTCGTCTATCGCTTGGCCACGTCACTAAATCTTAAGGGTTATGTTGCCAATCTTGGGGATGCTGGAGTAGAAATAGTAGTTGAAGGTAGTAGCAGTTCCATTGAGCAACTTATTGAGAGACTCAAATTGGAGAAGCCAGCTCCTGCTCGCATCGACAACATTTCAGTAGAATGGCTTGAGTACAGTGGCGAATTTAGGACCTTTCAAATACTGCCAAGCGATCTAAGGGTAAGACAACATGGTTCCTCGATTCCGCCGGATATAGCGATATGTCATGATTGCATCAACGATATTATGAGCAAGGATCCTCGATGGTCAAATTACCCCTTTACTTGTTGTGCTGTTTGCGGACCTAGGTTCACGATGATCCTTGACATCCCTTACGATCGCGAACGCACGAGCATGGCTAAATTTCCTCTATGTGAGTTCTGTCGAAGAGACTATGAAGATCCAGCCAACAGAAGATATCACGCTGAGGGAATTTGCTGTAGACTCTGTGGTCCTAAAAATGAGTTATTAAATCGCGATGGATCAAGAGTTCCCTGCGAAGACCCCATTAAGGAGGCAGCCAAGCTAATTAAAGAAGGCTTTATAGTTGCGGTGAAGGGCATAGGAGGCTTTCATATAGCGTGTTTAGCCAGTGACGATGATATAGTCCTAAAGCTGAGGAAGAGACGTAGAAGACCTCAACAACCATTCGCCGTTATGTCACCATCCATCGATCATGTAGAGAGCTTTGCTTACATCAACCAACTTGAAAGAGAGTTGCTTCTGTCTAAAGAACGCCCCATAGTTGTGTTGAAAGCCAAGCCGAATAGCCCCATATCTCCTTGGGTCTCTCCTGGTCTCGACAGTATAGGGGTCATGTTACCTTACTCAGGCATACACTTACTTTTACTGATACATATTAACGAGCCAGCGGTCATAATGACAAGTGCTAATTATCCTGGAGAGCCTATGGTGACGTCAACAGAGGATGCGTTAAAGAAGTTATCAATGATAGTCGACTACTACCTGACCCATAACAGAGACATAGTGAATAGGTGTGACGACTCAGTAGTAAGAGTATCTCATGGAGTTCCAACCTTCTTACGTCGATCTAGAGGCTATGCACCCCTACCAATAATGGTTCCCAGACTTCGTAACAAGGGTAAGTGTGTTGTGGCGTTTGGAGGAGACTTTAATGTCACGATATCTCTTTTAAAGGACGGTAACTGCTATGTGAGCCAACACATAGGAGATCTCGATAACCCAGATTCATTGGACTTCTTAAAGCAAGCCTATAGCTTCTTGAAGAAAGCTCTTAAAATAGAGAAGATAGATGCCATTGCATGCGATTTGAATCGCGCATTCCCATCAACCCGATATGCTGAAGAGCTTAGCAACAAATTAGACGTACCCCTTATAAGGGTTCAGCATCACCACGCACATGCAGCATCCCTTGCAGCTGAGGGGGGGCTTGGACCTGATGAAGAAGCAGTTTACATTACGATAGATGGAGTAGGACTAGGTGATGATGGTACTGCATGGGGAGGAGAGGTCCTCTTAGCCACGTATGAGAAATACGAGAGGGTGGGACACATAAAGCCCTACCCCTTGCCTGGGGGAGATATATGTGCTTATTACCCGATCAGGGCTTTGGCTGGATTGCTTAGCCAAGTCATGAACTTCAACGAACTCGAAAGTCTCTTGCTTGAGAAGTTCTCAAAAGCTTTCAAGTACGGACCTCGTGAAGTACCTGTGGTTATAAAGCAGCTTAGTACAGGTTTTAACGTCATACGATCCTCGAGCATAGGACGTTTCTTAGATGCCATATCAGCTATGCTGGGAGTGTGTACTTACAGGTCCTATGAAGGCGAACCGGCCATGAAGCTTGAAGCCCTTGCGCGTATGAGTAATTCCTCTGCTAACATCGAGATCCCCATAATTGATGAAGGCAAGGCGAGCATGGTTGACGCTGCTCAAATAACATTGTGCTTAATGTCACTCATGAAAGAGGCTTCACCAAGTTTGATAGCTCGCACAGCGCAAGTAGCTATAGCCAAAGGGCTTGCTGAAATAGCTTGCTTAAAAGCGCAGGAAGAGGGAATAAAGATCGTAGGAATTTCCGGAGGCGCCGCTGTTAACGAAATAATACTTGAGACAATTGAGGACGTGGTTTCAAAGTACAACCTAAAGCTACTAAGGCATAGAGCTCTGCCCCCAGGTGATGGAGGTCTCTCAGTAGGACAAGCAGTCGTTGGTTGCTCTCGCCTCAATGCTTAA